From Anopheles arabiensis isolate DONGOLA chromosome 3, AaraD3, whole genome shotgun sequence, a single genomic window includes:
- the LOC120903143 gene encoding AP-1 complex subunit mu-1: MSSSAIFILDAKGKVLISRNYRGHIDMGVIDKFMPLLMEKEEEGLITPILQTPECTFAYVKTNNLYLVSVTRSNANIALVFVFLHKVVQVFTEYFKELEEESIRDNFVVIYELLDELIDFGYPQTTDSKILQEYITQEGHKLEIQPRIPMAVTNAVSWRSEGIKYRKNEVFLDVIESVNLLANANGNVLRSEIVGAIKMRVYLSGMPELRLGLNDKVLFESTGRGKSKSVELEDVKFHQCVRLSRFENDRTISFIPPDGEFELMSYRLNTHVKPLIWIESVIERHAHSRVEYMIKAKSQFKRRSTANNVEIVIPVPADADSPKFKTTIGSVKYAPEQNAITWTIKSFPGGKEYLMRAHFGLPSVECEDSEGKPPIQVKFEIPYFTTSGIQVRYLKIIEKSGYQALPWVRYITQNGDYQLRTN; this comes from the exons ATGTCGTCGTCAGCAATTTTCATACTGGACGCGAAGGGAAAGGTGTTGATATCGCGCAACTACCGCGGCCACATCGATATGGGCGTGATCGACAAGTTTATGCCACTGCTgatggagaaggaggaggaagggCTCATCACACCGATCCTGCAGACGCCGGAGTGTACATTCGCGTACGTGAAGACGAACAATCTGTACCTGGTGTCGGTGACGCGCAGCAACGCCAACATAGCGCTCGTGTTCGTCTTCCTGCACAAGGTGGTGCAGGTGTTCACCGAGTACTTCAAGGAGCTGGAGGAGGAAAGCATACGGGACAACTTTGTCGTGATTTACGagctgctggacgagctgaTCGACTTCGGCTACCCGCAGACGACCGACAGCAAGATACTGCAGGAGTACATTACGCAGGAGGGCCACAAGCTGGAGATACAGCCGCGCATCCCGATGGCGGTCACGAACGCGGTCTCGTGGCGCTCGGAGGGCATCAAGTATCGCAAGAACGAGGTGTTCCTGGACGTGATCGAGAGCGTCAACCTGCTGGCGAACGCGAACGGGAACGTGCTGCGGAGCGAGATCGTGGGCGCGATCAAGATGCGCGTCTACCTGTCCGGCATGCCGGAGCTGCGGCTCGGGCTGAACGATAAGGTGCTGTTCGAGAGCACCGGGCGGGGCAAGTCGAAATCGGTCGAGCTGGAGGATGTGAAGTTTCACCAGTGCGTGCGGCTGTCGCGGTTCGAGAACGATCGGACGATCTCGTTCATACCGCCGGACGGCGAGTTCGAGCTGATGTCGTACCGGCTGAACACGCACGTGAAGCCGCTGATCTGGATCGAGTCGGTGATCGAGCGCCACGCCCACAGCCGGGTGGAGTACATGATCAAGGCGAAGTCGCAGTTCAAGCGCCGGTCGACGGCGAACAACGTGGAGATCGTCATACCGGTGCCGGCCGATGCCGACTCGCCCAAGTTCAAGACGACGATCGGCAGCGTGAAGTACGCGCCGGAGCAGAATGCCATCACGTGGACAATTAAATCATTCCCA GGCGGCAAGGAGTATCTTATGCGAGCTCACTTCGGCCTGCCAAGCGTAGAGTGCGAGGACAGTGAGGGAAAGCCTCCGATTCAGGTGAAGTTTGAAATTCCCTACTTTACCACATCCGGCATACAG GTACGGTACTTAAAGATCATCGAAAAGAGCGGATACCAAGCACTGCCGTGGGTGCGGTACATCACCCAGAACGGCGACTACCAGCTGCGAACGAACTAA
- the LOC120903522 gene encoding selenide, water dikinase 2-like, which produces MFKPESYGLSPDFRLTKFSTLRGUGSKVPQDVLNRLLAGVYGEQLGDKDGKGPNKEDGVGIGLDSSVIALKHDLFLVQSVDFFYPLIDDPFMLGKIALANVVSDVFAVGATEIDQIKLIVTAPTEFTEQEREVVVPMVMQGFLEAAKACNAPVQIGSIAENPWCVIGGAASAVCHRSELIMPYNAQPGDALVLTKPLGTQLATNAYIWMGEQQSDSWARLRERFTVADIEQTYRIALESMSRLNKTGAELMKKYGAHAATDVTGFGLYGHAENLASHQTADVDFHLDTLPIIKNVREMAETLGRGAKLLAGKAVETSGGLLICLPRDEAAGFCEEYRRCTEREAWIVGRVEKGARGVKMNPNLNILSVE; this is translated from the exons ATGTTTAAACCGGAAAGTTATGGGCTCAGCCCGGACTTTCGCCTCACCAAATTCTCCACCCTGCGGGGGTGAGGCTCGAAAGTTCCTCAAGATGTCCTAAACCGACTTCTTGCAGGAGTGTACGGAGAGCAGCTAGGTGATAAGGATGGGAAGGGACCGAACAAGGAGGATGGTGTTG GAATTGGATTGGATTCGTCGGTAATTGCGCTCAAACACGACCTTTTCCTGGTACAGTCGGTCGATTTCTTCTACCCGCTGATCGACGATCCGTTTATGCTGGGGAAGATCGCGCTCGCGAACGTTGTCAGCGATGTGTTCGCTGTCGGGGCGACGGAAATCGACCAAATCAAGCTGATCGTTACCGCACCGACCGAGTTCACCGAGCAGGAGCGCGAGGTGGTGGTACCGATGGTGATGCAGGGCTTTCTGGAGGCGGCCAAAGCGTGCAACGCGCCGGTCCAGATCGGCAGCATTGCGGAGAACCCGTGGTGCGTTATTGGCGGTGCTGCCTCCGCTGTCTGCCATCGTTCGGAGCTGATAAT GCCTTACAACGCACAACCAGGCGATGCTCTCGTGCTAACCAAACCGCTCGGCACCCAACTCGCCACGAACGCGTACATCTGGATGGGCGAACAGCAGTCGGACAGCTGGGCCCGGCTGCGGGAACGGTTCACCGTGGCCGATATCGAGCAGACGTACCGGATCGCGCTGGAATCGATGTCCCGGCTGAACAAAACCGGTGCCGAGCTGATGAAAAAGTACGGCGCACATGCGGCTACCGATGTGACGGGTTTCGGGCTGTACGGGCACGCGGAAAACTTGGCATCGCACCAGACGGCCGACGTAGATTTCCATCTCGACACGCTGCCCATCATTAAGAATGTGCGCGAAATGGCAGAAACGCTCGGGCGCGGTGCCAAGTTGCTGGCGGGGAAGGCGGTCGAAACGAGCGGCGGGTTGCTGATTTGTTTGCCCCGCGATGAGGCGGCCGGCTTCTGCGAGGAGTACAGACGGTGTACCGAGCGCGAGGCGTGGATTGTGGGGCGTGTGGAGAAGGGCGCGCGCGGTGTAAAGATGAATCCAAACCTTAACATACTGTCGGTTGAGTGA